The following coding sequences are from one Tubulanus polymorphus chromosome 12, tnTubPoly1.2, whole genome shotgun sequence window:
- the LOC141914285 gene encoding uncharacterized protein LOC141914285, with product MTFRITGGIRVLTAAMSRITTRSQSPSIGSTLTLARSHQPAGRAKIRKASNLSMSMNSSLDKSNHEEEQPAKRAEIMPSQVQEQTDVAMEESVTTPNRIKLLYHKLSEHALAPVRGSKFAAGLDLCSAHDYTIEANGKVCAMTDIQIALPDGCYGRVAPRSGLAWKHHIDVGAGVIDQDYRGNVGVVLFNHNSKSFSIKRGDRVAQLILERIYIPDIVESETKLPETERGAGGFGSTGGVSCSGDAAKSSVSDDVTEKTATDGAAKKSGTNGTPTKSS from the exons ATGACATTCAGGATCACGGGAGGGATTCGGGTTCTAACAGCGGCGATGTCTCGGATAACTACGCGATCTCAGTCACCGAGTATCGGCTCCACGCTGACCTTGGCGCGTAGTCACCAACCAGCAGGGCGCGCGAAAATTCGAAAAgcatcaaatttatcaatgtcAATGAATTCATCACTGGATAAATCGAATCACGAAGAGGAACAGCCGGCGAAAAGAGCTGAAATCATGCCTTCACAAGTGCAAGAACAAACTGATGTAGCAATGGAAG AGTCTGTGACGACGCCAAACCGGATCAAACTGTTATACCATAAACTGTCGGAGCACGCACTGGCGCCAGTTCGAGGTTCCAAGTTCGCTGCTGGTTTGGATTTGTGCAG CGCTCATGATTACACGATCGAAGCGAATGGGAAAGTCTGCGCGATGACCGATATTCAAATCGCGTTACCGGACGGATGCTACGGTCGCGTCGCTCCGAGATCGGGACTCGCCTGGAAACACCACATCGACGTCGGAG CCGGTGTGATAGATCAGGATTATCGCGGCAACGTCGGCGTCGTTCTGTTCAACCACAACTCGAAGTCGTTCTCGATAAAACGCGGCGATCGCGTCGCGCAGCTGATACTCGAACGTATCTATATACCGGACATCGTCGAGTCAGAG acGAAGTTGCCGGAAACGGAGCGCGGAGCCGGAGGATTCGGTTCAACCGGAGGAGTGTCCTGCTCCGGAGACGCCGCTAAGTCGAGCGTATCCGATGATGTAACTGAGAAAACAGCGACTGATGGCGCGGCGAAAAAATCAGGAACCAATGGAACGCCAACGAAATCTTCGTGA